From Ovis aries strain OAR_USU_Benz2616 breed Rambouillet unplaced genomic scaffold, ARS-UI_Ramb_v3.0 scaffold_134, whole genome shotgun sequence, the proteins below share one genomic window:
- the LOC132659101 gene encoding small cysteine and glycine repeat-containing protein 1-like, producing MGCCGCGSCGGCGSGCGGGCGGGCGGGCGSCNSCNSCNSCRCYRVGCCSSCCPCCCGCCGGCCSVPVVCCHRRTCSCHSCGKGCCQQKCCCQQKCSCQKQCCH from the coding sequence ATGGGCTGCTGTGGTTGTGGAAGTTGTGGTGGCTGCGGCAGTGGCTGCGGCGGTGGCTGTGGCGGTGGCTGCGGCGGTGGCTGTGGCAGCTGCAACAGCTGCAACAGCTGTAACAGCTGCAGATGCTACCGGGTGGgctgctgcagcagctgctgcccctgctgctgcggctgctgtggGGGCTGCTGCAGCGTCCCCGTGGTCTGCTGCCACCGCCGCACCTGCAGCTGCCACTCGTGTGGGAAGGGCTGTTGCCAGCAGAAATGCTGCTGCCAGCAGAAGTGCAGCTGCCAGAAGCAATGCTGCCACTAG